Sequence from the Caldisericia bacterium genome:
ATTGCCCTTTACAAATAGATTAATAGAGATATCAATACCACTTTTTACTGGTTTATTTCTCTTTTTTGTAGTGGGAGGAATAAATAGTTTCAATTTTGCAGATGGACTTGATGGTCTTCTTTGTGGATTATCTTTAATTTTATTACCTTTGTTTATCTTTTTATCAAATGGAATTCCAAATTTAAACAAAATTTTACTTGCTATTTTTGGAACTCTTATCTCTTTTTTGTGGTTCAACTTTCATCCAGCAGAAATATTTATGGGTGATACAGGATCAACTTTTTTAGGAGCATTTTTTATGTATCTTATCTTTCTTTTTAGGCTTGAGATTCTTATGCCTCTTATTCTTTTTTTATTTGGGTTAGAAATAGTTTCTGTAATTCTTCAAGTTGGTTACTTTAAAATAACTAAAAAATTATATGGAGAAGGAAAAAGAATTTTTAAGATGGCACCAATACATCACCATTTTGAACTAATGGGAATTCCAGAAGAAAAGGTAACTGTTAAATTTTGGATTATTCAAATTATACTTGTTATAATAACTTTTTCTTTGATCTACTTTGGAGGAAGAATTTGA
This genomic interval carries:
- the mraY gene encoding phospho-N-acetylmuramoyl-pentapeptide-transferase — its product is MIETLIIFIFLFLSYFLFKILIIFQRKRKKGQVVREEGPKTHLNKSGTPTFGGVIFIISFLLVYLFLPKDSLLNNFLLFVFLQSSIGFIDDFMKVILKSPYGLIARYKLPLQFIFSIPALIYFINTKHNLILLPFTNRLIEISIPLFTGLFLFFVVGGINSFNFADGLDGLLCGLSLILLPLFIFLSNGIPNLNKILLAIFGTLISFLWFNFHPAEIFMGDTGSTFLGAFFMYLIFLFRLEILMPLILFLFGLEIVSVILQVGYFKITKKLYGEGKRIFKMAPIHHHFELMGIPEEKVTVKFWIIQIILVIITFSLIYFGGRI